The genomic segment ATTTCTCCCCGAGGGACCCTTTGGAAGAAGTCTTCTTGGCTGAGGCTGCACAATTCTCTCCCAGGAATGCTAAGAGTATTTAGGTCTATATCCGTCATACTGAACTCCTTCATCACCCATACTACCCAGTGAAGTACTTGGTCAGTTGACCATTGCACAGGGTCTAGAAAAGAACAGAAGTATACTAAATATACCTCTATTTGTTTAAACTTTGCAAGTGACTGTTACCCCATCTTCAATATGAAGTCAACCAAATATTTACAATGGTTTTTACCTTACAGTAGAACACACTAGGTGTCTGCTAATATTTTGCAATAAAATTGTAAATGACAAAAATCTAAAAGTCTCTATACAGTTTTTCACAAAcaaagggggaagagagggaaagagagagaaaaaactatgATTAGAGAAATATACATGTCCCAACATATATTATTTCTCACCATAAGGTATTCCTAAGCGTTCTTGTTCTTTACGGTAGCCTTCTAAAGCTGCTGCCCATCGAGTTACTTGTTCAGATGTTTCATCAGATATGGTGGTTATATGTTTGGTTCCATCTAGTGTTATCACTTGAGCTTCTTCAACAAGATGAGCCTCAGTTTCAGTATGGTGAGCATCTGGGTCAATCACTACCTCAACAGTTTCCACTGGCTTTACAATTTCAAGGATGTTTAATTTTGGTTCTATTCCTGCAAACAGAGAGGGAATGAGCAAGCACAGAAAGCTGCAATTtagagaaaatggggaaaaactatTCTATTGTTCCATCCCAGTTCAATATAATGAAGGCAAAGATTAGAAATAGTATTTGTTTTCACACTATTCTAATGAAATTTCATTATGCAACCTCAGAAAAATCACTGCCTTTCTATTATCCTATACAATCATAATAACGTATTTCCTAAGCAGTGTTCTACTAACCCTTTAATTTGAGAGTCTTCTTCAACATTCTTTAATGTCTCCTAAACTAATATCACTTTGAACCCACACAACTGTTTGAAATACCTGTAAAATTATTTTAGCTGTTTTAAGCTACTTTGTAATCCATATACTCAACAACTGTGAGCTCATTTATCCTATAGTATTGAACAGGcaagaaattattttcattttaaaaattattattaagtcACTACGTTGTTACAAGTCGGATTTACTACTACCGAACTGAATGGAACATTTCAACTAATAAATGCCTCAACTAGTCGGAGTCCATTCTTTCTTCAACAACCTCTGCAAACAGGACAAAGGAATTAACCAAGTATTTTGCTTCTACCATATATTTCATTGGGGATTATACCACTTCAAGAGCAGTAGGGGAGATGATTTCTGATTTACAATTGTTCTTCCTTTACACTCTGGTGTATAAAAAAGAATTCCATGACGAAGCCTAAACACCATTCTACTTTACGAACTTAATTCCGATACAGGTCTACTTTATAGTGAGTCAGGAATTAATTCTAGAATAGTCAGATGAAAATGAATGCAGAGCTCCTATAATAAAAAAGGAATTTCAGCATGCAAGAAAAAAGAGCCATCCTGCACCTCACTCATCAGACTGCTTTGAAACCTACTCAACTCCCTGagaatgtttgttttaaaatgtcctaATGCTGAATCCATAAGGAAGAGGAGGCGGCAAGAGAGAAGCAGTGGGGGTGTAGTAAGAAAGCCATGACAACTACAGCTGCCTTTGCATTTCTTAAGTCATACAAGAAGAGTGGAGAGCAGGTCTCTGGATTTcagcttctccctttcctccccacaGACTCTTGCATCCTCCTCCATCAGTAGTTGCAGGCAAGTCATAATTCAGAGTGTGTGAACGCGATATGATGCACACTCAGGAATGaaactgtgtgtatgtgcatgtgtcaTGGAGGGATCCTGCACTTTTGAATCTGCATCTATGATACTGTAACTTTAACTTCTCCCACAGTTATTTGGTTGCAAATTGAATGTTTACATATACTGAatggaaaatatatacagtggtgcctcgcaagacgattttaatttgttccacaaaaatcttgcgaagcatggtcatagaagaaaACATCTTGCGAAACACTATAGGGATCGtgaaaaccaatcgtcttgcgggtttttcgccccgcgaggcaattgtcttgcgaggcaccactgtaacaagaAATTAGCTACATTACATGTATGACAAAAACTACATATGACATTCTTAAATACAAGTAGTTTTAATATTTGCACACTTACAATAAATGCTATTTATTTAAAGAGTTCATTACCTTGCCTTGATATTACTTGGACACTAAGTTGCACTGTTCCATCTGTTTTGACACCTTGATCAAAGAGACTACGATCCGGGTCCAGCTTGATAGTAAAATACAATTCAGGAAAACGGAAAAGTCAGCTATCAGCAATCACTAGTGTTAGCAAAACTTTTAGAAAATTAAAGAGTATTCTCATTTTTCAAAACAGATTTTGATTCTGAATTTTAGAAACAAATATATCTCAATAACAAACTCCAAATGAGCAAATCATGTTGGCTAACAAAGTATTTTTACTCTGCTACCTTTTGTGACTGACGTAGACATATATGCCTGTATCATGCAGCAACAAGTAAACCAACAGGCATTAATACAAACATCTTGACATGGCAAGCTTGTATCAGATTCTAAATTAAGATACCAAGACTCTGTTAGCCTATGTACTAAGATATGCATGGAAAATAATCAGCATCTTTACAACATAGTATCTCTGAACTTTCAAAAAGCTTTGTAATAAAGCACAATATATAATCAATACATTTTAGTTAactctttttcccttcttgctttcttttaacATATTAATTAGACTGATAATCACTTCCTTGAGGTTGGTTATTTCCCATGAAATTTTATCTGGATTTTAAAGCACTTTTGACAGAAGTGACTTTTTTTAAGGAAGTAGTCCTTCCTTAAGACATATTTCCTACAGCAAATACACAACTTCCCTCTCCAAGTAACTTTACTGAGACATGCTACAAATctttgtattttttctttcttctttcatgtgCCACCTGAAGTAGTCCAGCTTGTTTGTTAGAGTTTCAATACTTGCTTACTTGAACTTATGATTTTCATAAATTCAACTTACCATTGTGTATATTTTGAATACATTTATTCTAGTTGCCCTAAGTTATTCAAAACATCTGATGCACAGACAACACCCTTGCTATTTAACAAGACATTACATACATgctgtaaataaatataaaacatggTTGAAAGTTCTGTTGAGATAAGAATATAGTTCATGAACCTACATCAAATGCATCTGACTGTTGTTCATCTTTGCTAGGCACAACAATGCTCTATGGAATCTATTCTATAGAAGTAGTAgtgattaaaataataaagattaaAATTGCTAATAAAAAGACCAGCAGAGGACAAAATAAATCTTATACATTACGAACTATCCCCAATATACCTTTTTTAACTAAAATACTTTTGTTCTACCTGTATATCCTGTAGACAAATTTCATGTGCTTCCAAAGAACACTGAAGTCTTGGTTCAAGTAGTTTTTTCAGATTTCCAACAGGTTCATTGATATCAATAGCCTGACTCACAAATTCAGCAGTGGTGTATGTTTGTTCAACAATGctgaaagaaaacaattaaaaggaaatttccactgtatttttcaaaaaGCTACTATTTTAGCATTTATCATTAGCCTATCTTTAGCATTTTAGTATTAAACATTTACAAAGTAGAGTATCTATTATAGATCAAAAGCTcattttaacagtttttaaaGCAGATTCTACATTTGTATGTAGGTGAAGCCTTCTAGCAGacgttaattttttttatgtgaCTATCAGCCAAAGATCCAACTCCTGGAATTCTCTTAGAGGCCAGCTAAAACAAACTCAGTTGAGAATATTCTCTTTTGCTTCCTTTATTCAGAACTTCTATATACCTTTCTTCAGTGCACTCTTGTTTCTCAGTACCatcaatttcaatttcaattagctcttctgcttctcttttagTCATGGCTGAAATATTTCAACAGGtagcctgaaaaataaaatagaacaaagtAATGCTTCACATGCAAATACAGTCATAAAACAAATGATACTgatatttataattaattttagtaaaaaaaaactttccacaAATacaacagaaattttaaaactaCTTATGGTGAAGAAACAAATGAACAGCAACATAGGACAAGGCAGTAGTTGAAGTAATAAAAACAGGACTAAACAGTTTAGTCAATTATTAATTTAGCGGATTTTGTCAGACATCTATATAAGTGTTTGGAGCAGCTTGCATATGAGTATTAGTGTTAACACAGCTGTTAAGTAGGCAACATATTTTATAAAAATGAGAATTAAGATTCACTTGTCTAAGGGTAACACACCTGCATGGTTAGTTTACTCATTAGCATGGTTTGCCAAACATAGTACAACAAATTGACCATCATAAATTAAAGAAGGCCTTTGACTGAAGCAATTCTAGCTGACTGATGATGAGTGATTACATCAGCTGTATGCAGcaaacacaaagtaattttttgattttttttccacaagttTCTCTGAAAATCATTTCCCAAAAGATACATATTTTACTACATGACCACCACGTGAAAATATGAACCAGTTTCCCCACACTCCCTCCAACATTTAGGAATACTGGAATGATTTGATTTAACTGTATTAGGGTACCGTACCATTTGTGAAGCAGTCTGTAATTGTACTCCCTAACTTTGGAGGACACTGATTTAAGATAAGTGTTCCATTACGAATACCAGCTGTCGTCAGGAATTGTGATAACAAGGCCAATTTTCCCATGGTAACTTACTATCTTGAGTGGTACATGGCCTTGATAAAGATGATATAATTTAGAGGCTTAACTTCTCTGGCTTGTTACTGTAGGTCTAGCTCTTGCCGAAGTGAAATTTGCTCAAGAGGCCTACTATCTACCTCACAGAGCTGGCTCTTCACTTTCTGGGGTCTTGCTAGAATCTCTCCGTTTCATGACACTTCTGCCACTGCAGATAAGgccctgatgacatcatcaccactgGAAAACTGAACAGTCCTATTGCTGAAACTCATAAGGCAGTTGGTTACAAGACCCTCTCTTGAGATGGAAAAGCAATTCCAGCCCAGCTGGTAGTAGCAGCAAATGCAGATAACAATTCTCAGGACCTGCTGAATCATGGAGGATTGGTGCCTTAACTGCGTTTCTCCCCACAACTCTGTcccctttccatttttgttttctttaagtgCAAGGCTAAGGGTAGCTGCTCATCTACGTAATCTGCTCTGGGGAAGCTTTCGGTAAAGAAGCGATTGATATAAGACTGTAAAGAATTAAGTAATTTTAAGAAGTTACTTCACCATACCAACCAAACTGATTATGGCTTAAGGCAACTGTGGCAGTCTGTCTAATAAAAAGGAGGCAACAATATTCTGACCTTTGGATCAGAGAATTAAAACAACTTGTTCTTTAAACAATGGGTGAGCAAAACTATTGCACTTGCAAAAGGAAATAATGATTAGTTGTTCCCAGAAATATTCTTTGGCAATTATGTAGTGCCAAAAAAATATACAACTGTTTTACGTTCCACTTCAGAGAATATACAGCTGTTGAACTAAGAATTCACAATTTCAAATGGAAAGACATCCCAATCTTACCACACACCTACTTGGAAGACTGGCTGTGAAAAGAGGAACTTATTTTCAAATGCTCACACTTGTAGACCCATAAAGCAAAAAGTGCCTAGAAATAGCACTTCTGTACCCTCACTTCTCTAGCATCTTACTAGACCATAAACGAAAACAAACTAGATTTTGCTCAATCTGAAGATACAAGAATCATATTCTATCTCAGACGGTTGAGGGGCCACGTACTTCGTTTACATAACAGCGAACAACTACTGTACCTTCTCATGTGGTTTTCACTGTACAGTATCTTAAGGCTGTTACATTGCAATTTTCCCCATCTTGCACAAAGAGGTACATTCGCATATACATGGAGATCATCTATTAACGCGTCTGCGATCACACAACCCAATTAAACAACCCTACTGCTTTTTGACAGACCTACTACAACTGCAGCAGATGGCGAATTATCCCACAGGTCAGCTAAGACAAAGGGACGAACCGTCCCGAACTGTCAAGTTGCCAAACACTTACAAGCACCCCCGAGTGAACCGAAAAAGGGTGTGCGATCGTGGGCCAGAAGGGAGTGCGGACATTCCCACGGCAGGTTTATATGTGGCCCCGGCCAGTCCCCGCTGCCGGCGGAGAGGAAAGCTTCTGCCACCGCTGCCCGGACTTTTGCTGGGGCTCCAGAGGTCTCCCTTCAGGCGGCGCGAAGGGCGGACCAAGCGACCGGCTCCTTCCCGCCTCATGATTTGAGAGCGAAGACGAAAGGCCGCCACAGCAAGGAGGCCCCGCGCGGGCGCGAAGGGACTCatttccccgccgccgccgccccgcgctCCGCTCAGGCCTTCTTCCCTCCCGCCCGCAGCGGCGCCTCCTTGTTGTTTGAACTCGGAACGGAAATGAGACTGGCGCCGCGCGGGGCAGAAACGGAAACAAAACACAAGAAGCAAGGAGGCCAcgagacccccctcccccccggataCAGCGCGAGgtgcttccctctccctcccttcccccccccgtttCCCTTTCAGCCGCGCGCCCCGGAGCTCGCGCCTCCAGACTcaccggccgccgccgccgcctcagtcTCGGACTCTCGCCACAGAAACAAACCAGCCCCCGCGGGCGAGCGGAGCAGCGCCCGCCGCTTTCTCTTTTACTTCAGCGGCCAGATCCAACTCCCCGAAGACCTGAGAGGTCCCTCCacggagggggaaaagaaaagcccTCAATGCACTCCGAGGCGGGCGGCGAGGCCTGCGCGCGGGGCCCTGGCGGGGGAAAAGCGCACAGACGATCCCCCCCGCACAGGGACAAAAACTACAACTCCCGGCATCCCTTGCGAATCTACCGCCCCCTCCCGAGCCCCGCGCTTCAGTGCAACTCAA from the Pogona vitticeps strain Pit_001003342236 chromosome 3, PviZW2.1, whole genome shotgun sequence genome contains:
- the GABPA gene encoding GA-binding protein alpha chain; the protein is MTKREAEELIEIEIDGTEKQECTEESIVEQTYTTAEFVSQAIDINEPVGNLKKLLEPRLQCSLEAHEICLQDIQLDPDRSLFDQGVKTDGTVQLSVQVISRQGIEPKLNILEIVKPVETVEVVIDPDAHHTETEAHLVEEAQVITLDGTKHITTISDETSEQVTRWAAALEGYRKEQERLGIPYDPVQWSTDQVLHWVVWVMKEFSMTDIDLNTLSIPGRELCSLSQEDFFQRVPRGEILWSHLELLRKYVLASQEHSGEIATVTIDQPVQIIPASVQPSTPTTIKVINSSTKPAKVQRAPRISGEDRSSPGNRTGNNGQIQLWQFLLELLTDKDARDCISWVGDEGEFKLNQPELVAQKWGQRKNKPTMNYEKLSRALRYYYDGDMICKVQGKRFVYKFVCDLKTLIGYSAAELNRLVTECEQKKLAKMQLHGIAQPVTAVALATASLQTEKDN